The window GCCTGCTCCAATTTTTGACTTACAatttctactttcctttttttatgtaaTATACCCTTGTCCCATCAAATCTaatttctcaggaaaaataaattaaacttaacCAACATAGAATGGAAATACACTAAAAAAGTGAATGGAAAGCACTAACTTATGTTCATCAGACTGAAAACAAGTAACATGAATCCTGAAGGTGTAggacaggaaaaaattatttcccctttctctctaaGCATACCTTTCAAGTCTTCTTCCTGATTTGTCACATTACTTGGACAAATACACTCGACCACACCTCCTGACATAGCTCAATATTTGCTGGAGTGCGAGGGGCTGAGGTAActgaagaaggaaatttcattgcCCTCTGCCCATCATCCAACCAAGCCCTCAATATTCCAGTCCGCGGCTGGAGAGATGAGGTGTTCATACCAGCTGCCCTTAGTGGGGATcctattgtttcttcttattcCAAGCCAACTATGCAAGATCTGTGGTGAGTACAGTTTCAACTAAAATTACTCCAGTGTGATAGTCTTCTGAAAGCTATTATCAGGGTACTCTGCATACAGTTAACTAAGAAAAGACCCTGTATTAGGTCTGTGTGCACTTCACCTCCACGAGGGATGGAAAGGGTAATAAGAAACAATGAGAAAAGTTCTAGAAGAGGGATCACAGATTCCATATTAACCTGCCTGTTCTTCCTATGCCCCAATCCTCTCTACTACAGCACCCCTACTAAGTAACTCTCTACTTTATTCATTTCCATTGATGGGAAACTCATGATCCCTTAAACTTTTCAGGATCATAGAAAGTGATCTTGTGGTTTTGAAATGCAATAGATTTTTCTGCAGTTCAACCCATGACGTGGGTTAACTCATTGTAActacacaggaaaaaataatgataataagttCTTTCAAACAACGAAGTCTGCTCTCATCATCGATGTGTTTAGATATTTCAAGCTgcatctcttcctcccttccattcTTTCTATTGGTTATAGGCTAGAGCCCCATCATCTCTGAGTATTAGCCCCATAGACTGTGTAGTTCtattaaagaatagaaaggaaaacCAGGTCTGGGTCTAGTTTGACCCCTTATTATCTGAATGTCTCAATATTTCTaagtttcttcatccataaagGAAGATAATGAGGAAGAAGTGTTGAAACACTTGACCTCTTGAAGTCTGGAGTAGCCCTCAGGtgcatgatttcttttttgtgagTCTGTATCCTAGAATTAAGCTTTAAACCAATCCAAAGATGATTAGATGGTGCCATCTACAGTTACATATTCCTGGTACTCTGTAGCCAAGAAGAGGAGATCAACACCATAGGAGACAGACTTGCATTCAAGCCAAGGCTAAAACACAGAATCTTCCAACTCACATTCTTCTTCCCAAACTATCTTTTTCCCAGCCAGATCCTGAGAATAGGAGACTTCCATGGAGGCTTTGAAGTTCAAGTCATTGCAcagaataattaattaaatttgtcTTTAGTGGTCAAGGAAGTTGATTTGAGTTGCTGAACAGGAACTAAAAAGTCTGCTTTAATGCCAGAAAAATCTGCTGAACTGGATGCTTCCACAAAACCTCAGAAGTATGATTCACAATTGTCCTATTATACCTGCAACAAACTGTGACATTCCTACAATCACTCCATTCATATCTTCTTGAGTGTTTATTACAGTGAACAAAGTGTGCAAGGGAAACCACATCCCTTGTACTCTCTAAGTATGACAATAGGAACTCCAGTTACACTGTAAGTAGTAACATATGGAGCATTTTACCATGTATTAATatccataatttttaaatgaagaaactaaggatCAGGGAAGTTACATAACTTACCCATAGTCATAAATTAGGGAGCAAAGAACTCATTCAAAAGTGCTCAACACAGGACTCATGTTCTTCTCACTGTCCCACCAACCCATGAGACAATCTGGAAATGGGAAAATGTGGGGGCTATTTCtcaatattataaacaaaatgtcTTGTGTTTTAGGTGGTAACTAACTCTACTTATTCTCCTTCAAATCTTTAAGGGTTCTGGATTCTCTTACTTCCACAATAAAATGGAACTTCCTTTTATGCTCTCTGCTGGAATTTGGGGATATTGTAGGACAAAACTAGAGGACTTTCCAAAGGGAGTGTACTGCTAAGTAATAATCTTGATGCCTGGTCAGTGGGCAGTCAATGCAGTTTAGGGGTCAATCACCAGTGTGACATAATTTTTGTCTTAGAATGAATTTTCTCAGGATTAACCCAATAATGCTCAAAGATAGAGAATAAAAGAACtgaatagaagaaatagaaagggcAATGGATAGGAGTCAGAAGACATGTATTCTAGTTTCCGCTAACCTTACAATTATGAAAATCTCTTTAAGGACTCTCTCCAGAGAATGATACTAGATATCCCAGGCAGGACCAATATTCTGCCAGTACCCAACTCACAAGatgttaaaatactgaaatactaCCATGCTACTTGTTACAGGAGTAATGAAGTTGGGGAGGGTTCTAGTCCCACCTCTGTATTATTTCACCAACAGCTAGTAACCACTGGATTTATTTTGGTCTGGGCCATAActgttagtaaatattttaatataaccaATATAACCCTTGTTCCTAGTTTTAATGTTTCATGAGCATTAATACTGTTATGTAAGTTACCTGAGCTCAGAACCCAAAGGGGGCTGTGGACCACAGTTAAGAAAGTTGATGCTAGAGAATCAACCATACAGCAACCATCGAGCTTTGATGCAGTCATGTCAATACTGAACCTCCATTTTTAGTTAATATAAGGGGGGATGAAGCCACCTTGATCTATCTCCTGATTGTATTGCCATATtattcttccctcctctgccACAGAGGTCAGTAAAGAAGACTTACATCTGAACCTTCTGTTGAATACAATGATCAATTCGAAATACACCAGTGAAACCCAACCTGCGAATGTTCTGTTGTCCCTCAGACTTATTGGGATTCATGACCAAACCCAAACCCAAAGGCTCGTCCAACGAGTCAAAAACAATGTGGAAAGGAAAGGTGAGTGCTTATGATCTATGGAAGGTTTAAGAAAAGACCTACCTATCTAAAGAGATTATCTCCAACAAATTCGAAAAATTATGTGTCCAAAGTACCTCTGCTACATCAGTCCTGTGAAACCTGAAGTGACAAAAGAGTGCTTCGCAGTATCAATCCCCTGACACTCACTATAGAGCTAGCTCCCGCTTCTTTGGATCCTTCGGGAAGTCACAAGGGAACACAAAATATGTAGACTCTTACCCATTGAAACTGTGTTGTAAACCAACTGAATTTACACATGGGGATATGAAGCACAACCAAAAAAGCTTAGAGTAGGGAAGCATCTGtggaacaataaaaatttgaactGGGTTCAAGTCCAGGGTTATCCTTGAGCCAGTCATGTTAATACTGAACCTCAGGTTTTGAGTTAATATGAGGGGGAAATGAAGTTACTCTTTCCTCATTGTATTATTGTTAGAGAAGGCTGAGAGTTTTCATACTCTATAAGGcagaacataaaaatcaattattaatGTCCTAGCAAGATGGCAACATGAAGATAGAAAACCCAAAGGTTTTGGTATTTATCTATTCTTcttatctttttacattttttataaatattacatgATTTCAGAAGGATTccattatttcatgaaaaagacTAAGATCTAGCTTACGCTGATACAGGACAGCCATAGAAGGCTCTGCTTTGGgaataaaaaaagagaacaataaaattttagtGTACAgtagaacagaaggaaaaaagaagttataAGCAATATAAGTCGCAAGGAAGACAGgaggtcaaaaaaaaaatcaaaagcatgtgTCTTGCTGAACTTGAACACTTTTCTTTTCAGATTCAAATTTAAGCTCGGGACAGCTTGCTGTGATTATACTGGCTTTGGGAGCATGTCATTCCCCTGATGAAATCTTTACATATGATAAGCATCTGCTCAGTCATCTAGAAAATAAATTCCAAGGAGAACTTGAAAATATGAGTAAGAATCCAATGTTCAGAAACCCTGACCAACTCTGTCTTCCCCTCCACAGATTCGTAACTGAGTGGTCTCCCTCCAGTCTCTCCTCCTCGTCCCATTCATTCTGCCACATCCTTGCAGGTCGccgtccctccttccctctttcactGTGAATCCTGAACTTCTTTTCAAATTGTGTTCAACTGAGCATTGCCCTACCTATGTCAAGGTctcctttacacacacacacacacacacacacacacacacacacacacacagttctttAGTCCTCCGGGAGCTTGACTTTTTGACAAAAAAATGAATACCAGAAACAGCTGGACAATACAGGACACTGAGTCATAAGTACCAAAGCATCCAAAGTTaataaaagagttaaaaatgGCCAAAGTATTTTATCACTGCGAAAACAGGTTGACCGTGGTGGCTGCTAGtgaaatgcattatttttctttcaactccCACCTAATATATATCCTATTATTTATTAACTTCCTCCAATCCCATCTTCTTTGCGGTACCTCCAACCCAAGCCTCTCAGCAAGAGGCTTGGAAGTAGGAGACCCACGTCCCAGTCCTAGCTCTGTCACCAGCTGAATATCTGGATAGAACTTTAATCTCTTCACTGTTAACTCTCCTCAGCTCTAAAATGAAAGGAGTTAAGTTAAATTTGGTGCCctttaaaagtctttaaatttCTTGGATTTGCTGATCCTATGGGTGACCTCTACCTTCTCTTACTTACTTCTCTTTAAATATACATAAGTGGGAATAAAGCAAGTAGGAGTAGATTGAAAAATGCATTACCCCAGGACCACAAGTAAATATTtatccttttctctcctccagaAGCACACGATGGCAATCCACTGACCAACTTCTACCAGCTTGGTCTGGACGTTTTGGCTTTGTGTCTCTTCAATGGGAGCTACTCGGCCACCGAAGTTGCTGAATTCTTCAATCAttataaaaaaaactattattttggTGGTCAGTTCTCAGTAGGTGAGTCACTTAAGCCAATTCCCTTGGCAGAGAATACAATCACAAGTAGTTCTTGCCCTTTGGATAGAACATGAGAAtattcatacaaaatattttaaaatgcatagagtttgagaaagaaaattcagtgcAATTCATTTCACTTAACACTGCCTTTTTCTCTAATTTACTGAGACAACGTGGACATGTTGATTGACGAACAACACAATCTTTCCAGTGGCAAAGTCCAATATTTTAATCAAGTAAAGGAGAAGAACTAATTTCCCACTGCGTTGGTTTAATCATTCAAAAGAAGTCTTCTCTAGATAATTAGCATTGGTGCTCAGTCCCTATGGATCAAGATACATGGGCTCATCTTTCTCCAAAAAGGTCAAAGCAAAACACCATTCAGTATTTCCGAATAGAATGTGAAACTTCCCATATTCCTTTTCCTGTAAGGGAAAAAGGTGCCATACTAAGGAGCAATCAATATCAAACAAAGAAAAGAGTTCTTATCCTTCCTTCTTCCTAACTCTTGCTTCATCCTCTCCTTTAAGGAGATTCACTGGAGAACAATTCTGTTAACTGCCATTTTTATTCAGTGTAATGGACTGATCAGAACatataaagacattttattatCCTGGGTTTTCTCAATACCCTTGCCAATGTGGCTTAAAGGttgaagaaagattttaaaagaagaaagcaattcTAGATCTAaaagtggaagctagagagaaaaaagcagGGAGAggatttcataaaaatggaagggagatgGGTAGAGTAGAAGATAAGGATCAGCTAGAGGGATAAATGGAGGTTCTGAGCAATGAAGTCCTGCATCCCTAGAAATTCCTTGGTCCAAGACAAACTGGAACCTATCATCAATGTCAACCTATCATCAATGTCAACCTATCATCAATGTTTTGTTCCCTGACAGATACTGGTGCAATGACTGAAAATAGAAGGGacatcagtggagtagaggataaagagcaggcagagggaagagtggAGGGATAGGGAAGGTAATGggcaatgaaattgaccaaattacgTTATGTACATGTATTAATGTATCACAACAAATCCCAtgattttgtataattataatgcaccagagtaaactaaaacaaaaatggaaaactgtTTATGAAAATGAACTTACAAATCCATACATGGTTTTGTGGTCACAAAATAATGTGTTAAATATGATGCACATGACAACTCAACAGGGGGAAGGAATTGTGAAATATATGAGTACTTAGTGCTAGAAAGATGATTGCCATATCTTGAAATCCTTCTCCATTGTCATCAATCAGCATGACCAACCATTCTGGATTTTCCGAATTTGTCCTTTTAGCTAACTATAAGTCCTACATCCCTGGAAATCCCTTGGTCCAAGACGAACTGGAATGGTTGATCAACCCATTACCAATGTTTTGTTCCCTGACAGATACTGGTGCGATGGCTGTCCTGGCTCTGACATGTGTGAACAGGAGTCTAACAAATGAGCAGATTAAGGCAgataagaatttaaagaaaattgatgAGCTTATAAGTTTCCTGGTAGAAAAGATTATgtctgagaaaaaagaaaatggtctcATTGGAAACACATTTAGTACAGGAGTAGCTATGCAGGTAAGTCAGAGGGTAAAACCAGGTGACAGAAGGGAGTCACAGAAGAGAACTATACCTTGATCCTTTATTATTGACCTCCTaagatattatcattattaaatcttattattattatgtttccTACACTATTTTTCTTACAACCCCATCTGAAGTATATTCTTCTCACCTTCAATCTTTACCTCTCCATATCCAATGCTTCTATGAAGCTTTTCctaactaacattttttttttttttttttttttttttttttttttttgcggtgctggggattgaacccagggccttgtgcttacgtcCTAACTACCATTTCTTTATGAAATTTGAAAGTCTGCTACAACCTATTTTGTTCTATCACAGGTAATTTCACATTTTACCACATACTGTTGTTTTGTCCATTCATCTTTCTTTCCAAGTAGTAAGCGATAGTGCCAGTATTTGTTGAGCCCTATTAACTAAATTAATGCACGTGACATCGTAATGAGGAAAGAATTATCACCTCCTTTTCCTAGAACAGGAGCAAGAGTCAGAGTATCAGTAAACTTCCCTAATTTTACAAAGCCAGAAAGTGGTACAGATGGGGATGAACCGCAACAGTTGTTCTCAAAACTCACACTCAGTACCTGCACTATCATGCCTACGTTCCTCGAAGTCTGCCACTTTTTCAGCATTCCTTCACTGATTTACTTAACTCTAAGTGATAGATACAAGAATAGGAGAAGGAaggtttaaaaggaaaaaatagagagTCATTAGGATGAATAGTTTTTTGCCAGACTGACCCAGGGTGAGAGGACTTTCAGAGGAATCCCCCGGGGACTGGTTAAAATGTAGACACTCTGGTCACTTCAAGGCCATGACCTCTCATTCCTACCGTAGGCCTTTGCTCGTACTACTCCCTCCAGCTCAGagcttcctcctcttttctcccGCCAACATGCCCTCCTACTGCCAATGCTCACCTCAAGTACCACCTCCTCCAATGAAGTTTCTCCCCAGACTCGCTACATGGATGTGAACTCCTCTCCTTTTTTGAAAGACAATGTCATTATACGCTTCTCTTAGGGCATTCATCTTACAACAGAGCACCTTTTAcaacagtttgttttttttatttattgagtgcATCTGTATGATAGGTATTTTTCCAGAACTGAGGTACAGGAGTGAATATGACAGAGAAAGTCTATTTCCAATGGAGTCACTGTAGCTTGCATTACACAATTCCCCACTCAAACTAGTCTCTAACCTTCCATATAGTGCGAAAGATACCTTAATAATCTAAGGTGTTTCCTATGTTGTCAATGTTCAGTAAATACTCACCGAATTAGTGAGGCGCCACCTTCCACCATATTTGAAGTGTCTctgactctctttctctctcactagGCCCTCTTTGTGTCATCAAATTATTACAACGAAAGTGAATGGGATTGCCAACAAACTCTGGACACGATACTCCAGGAAATTTCTCAGGGAGTATTCAATAATCCAACTGCTGCAGCCCAGATCTTACCTCCCCTGATGGGAAGAACCTACTTGGATGTTGAAGACTGTCCTtatgtctctggtttaggtataagCACTGAAGGGTAAACTCTTGCCTTACAGTGTGATACCCAAAGGATGTGAGAGGCAGGAATCCTTAGGGACTGGAAGTGAGGAGATAAGTCTCTAAGCCATAGCAGTTTCCAGAGAGAATTTACTTCATATTACAACCTTAGGGATTACAACCACCAAAGAACTTGTTCTCACGGTGCAGACCTCATTTTTGGTTCAAACAGAGAAGTGATGTCTGTCTCCAAAGagatgttttcttattgttggatATAGAAATTCTCCTTCCAAACAAAGCATCATTTCCATTCTATTCACAGTATCAAAGATCAATATTATGTTTCTGACTTTCCTTTATTCACGCCAAGTTATTCTTTGGGAAATAAGACATGGGTGGAAAGAATATGGCAGTAACCTTAGATAAATGTATcatgaattatttattaaaacaaatgattttgGAACAAGGTGGAAAGAAAGGAGACATTTCCTTctatcctccttccctcctggtgcagtcactcacagactcaGCGACCTTGGGCAAATGTTTAACCTCTAAGCTAATGTAATTTCTAATGTAGAAAATGGTAACAGTGCCTCACATAGGTTTCGTGAGAACTGATTGAGATAATACAGGTAAAATGAGTATGGTATTGGCTGGCACTCAATATGTTCTTagtaaatattaagaaataaaaagagggagGACAAGCATTGCTGGATTCTgtaccaaagcaaaaaaaaacaaaaaacaaaaatcagaactCTGTGAGAAATGGGCATTTGGCCAGCTGAACTGCTTAAACAGCTGGGAGTTGAGCCCAATGCCAGCATTCACAAGCTGGGTAGTCTCTGGTGTTCATTTCTGTTCTAATCATATGAGAGATCTGCCCCTTGATGACATTTGTTCCTTCTAGCAAATTCGTATctgcataaagaaaagaaatccttagATGGGGGTGGAATAGGTGTGCAAACTGACAACATACTTATTCTTTTGCATATCTCTGTCTGCTTTTCTGTCTCTGTCAGATACATTCAACATCTCCAATCATGTGCCTGAGTCTGAAAGATCTAACTCATCCTCACTCATCATGGTTTATTACTCTGTGGTAATCAATGAAACATATTCTATCAACGTCACTGTGCCAAATGGTTCAGTCTTCCTAGATGTGATGAAAGCAGCTCAAAAGAAGAATGAGACGACATTTGGGTATGTCTGACCATAACCTAATGCTAAGGTATTTACTGTAATTTTGAAAGACTTGATTAGTATATATCTGCACCTGAATACAAAGTATATTTAAAACACTCTGGACTAATACTTTTACTATCTATCCATACCTCACAGCAGGAGTTAAAAATAGGAAGTAAGATTATTTTCACCTCCTAGCACATAAGTTAATATTCacttaatgaattaatgaatcccagtattctctcttttttcagcAAAACTTTAACAAATATGACCTTTTAAATCAGACATCTGTGTCTAGAAGAGTGGTTCTTAACTACTTTCGAATCAATGAATGACTCCTTTGAAAATcagatgagggctggggatatagctcagctggtagagtgtttgcctcacaagcacaagcctcgcaagcataaggccctgggttcaaatccccagcaccgcaaaaaaaaaaaaaaaatcagatgaatgCATTGAAAGCTCatctcagaaaaattaacagaCACACGAATTTTGGCATTTACATTGGGAATTTCATAGATGGCCTGAAGTCTCTCCATTTCCCCCTTTCAGGAGACTTAGGGACCCATAAAGTAAGGTTCCCTGACCTCGCGAGGTCAAATACAAATTTAAGATATCTGTGCCTCTGAAAAGTATGATTTATTGGCTCCTTAAATCcagttgaaaattatttattgtatctAACAACATGGTGTATGATGCTGtagagaaaatcaaaataatcatgtgtataaatatatgtaatgtatatacatatatataataatataagatATTAAAAGACTGACTTCAAGGGCTTCCAGGCAGATCAAGAAATCTGACTAAAGAATGTGAAATAGATACTGACCTTGCCATTTTGTAATACACACAACTTGAAGTATCAGATCCTTTCCTGGTTGTCTTTCCTAAGAGAAAATCCACGCATTTACAGTGCCTTGAGGTTAACGTGAGGTTAACGTTTTCTTCTACTGCTCCAGTACCTTCAACAGCTACTACCTGAGGGTGTGAGGCTGCAGCAGTTAACTGCAAAGTGTGTATAAAGGCAGTGGGGGAGGCAGAGCCACGGCAGCACATTGCCACTTCAGCACAGAGTGTGGAGAGCCTGCATCAGAATCCCTGGACAGCTCATAAAACGTGCAGCTTCCTGGTCCCCAGCCCAGACCTGAGAATCCAATGATCTGAGTATAGGACCaggaaaatctgtatttttttgtaatGTACCCAAGTTATTCTTAAAAACATTAAAGGATCTCCTCTGAAAATTCTAAGTTCTTATAACTCTTTCCCTATCCCCACAGTTTCACAATGGAGCAGAGCTCATGGGGcccctacatcacttctgttcagGGTTTGTATGCCAACAATAACAAGAGAACGTACTGGGAACTTCTGAGTGATGGCAAAGCCCTGAGCCAAGGTAAGGAAGACAGGTATCGAGAAGATTCATGGAGTGAAAATGCCCAGAGTTTTCAGGTGTGAAGGCACAAGTTTTTGAGGGAAATGGGTCAAAGTGTTGGGCAAGAGGCATCCAATGGTGAGTCGGTGATCAAATCATTTgacctctctttcttcctcttttcaggAGTTGGTAGCTATGTTGTTCATGAAGAGGAAAACTTGGAAATTCGATGGAGTACATACTGATAAGCCCAGACCTTCGAACAGACCTTTTGCAGTGGAATTCCACGCAGAAATTaacccaatttctttcttttcatttatctgaaaacctcatatctatctctctctctctctctctctctctctctctctctctctctctctctctctttgaataAAAGATCAACAATTATACAAGAAAAGCAATTTCTTATCAGTAAATTTTCCAAAGGACTTTATAAGTTATTACAGGGATGATCACCTCAGGAAGAAGAGACTAGATAACATGTCTAATAAGCTGGGTTCTGCTCAAGCTTCCCCCACTATGTGGAGGACCTTGGGCAactgcagaaaatgaaaataaagttctaGGTCTAAAGCTGCAGCAGCAACCAATGAGACCAATGAAAAGCTCACAGGGACACAGGTCTCTAACAAATGCAAGGGAGGGTTCCAGGTGTCACACTGACTTCACACAGGCAGTGAGTAGAGAGAAAATGTTGCTTGGAAAGAAGGGTGGAAAAGGGAACACTCAGTCAATCCATAGTTTGAGAAACAATACTATCCCCTTCTCCAACTGTCTCCCTTGGGTCCCATTTGTTCTTCTcccacatttattttccttttagttcCCCATAAATTCACCCTGGTATTCATATTGAAATATGCATGCAAAAATAATCACCTCTGATccatagagtagaggaaagagaatagtgggagagaggagaggaaggaaaaaatcacCTCTGATGTTCATTTCCaccaaattcaattttttttttttagaaaaggggTGAAAGGTGTCTAAGCAGCTTGAACTGGATTATACTTTATACCAAGTACCTGAGCCACATGCAGACACAGCCAGGAGCCAGTAGTACCTTTAAGATGTCAACAGGctacattctgtcatgtataactaaaaagaataaataaaaaaaatttaaaaagatgttaaaGGGTGGCAGGTGCTTCACATAACACACAAAATAGCCCATTTCAAGTAACTCCCAGAAGAAAGATGCCCTCaggcagaattaaaatattttaaaattattcctcaTGCTTTCTTCATGACAATCTTCCTCCCCTCCACCTGTGACCCTGCTTCATAGACAGAGGTTGAACCCTAGTCCTACATATTGCTTCCTGGTACTGATTCTCAACTCTCAGTTCGACTCTTCCCTGT of the Sciurus carolinensis chromosome 11, mSciCar1.2, whole genome shotgun sequence genome contains:
- the Tcn1 gene encoding transcobalamin-1, with amino-acid sequence MRCSYQLPLVGILLFLLIPSQLCKICEVSKEDLHLNLLLNTMINSKYTSETQPANVLLSLRLIGIHDQTQTQRLVQRVKNNVERKDSNLSSGQLAVIILALGACHSPDEIFTYDKHLLSHLENKFQGELENMKAHDGNPLTNFYQLGLDVLALCLFNGSYSATEVAEFFNHYKKNYYFGGQFSVDTGAMAVLALTCVNRSLTNEQIKADKNLKKIDELISFLVEKIMSEKKENGLIGNTFSTGVAMQALFVSSNYYNESEWDCQQTLDTILQEISQGVFNNPTAAAQILPPLMGRTYLDVEDCPYVSGLDTFNISNHVPESERSNSSSLIMVYYSVVINETYSINVTVPNGSVFLDVMKAAQKKNETTFGFTMEQSSWGPYITSVQGLYANNNKRTYWELLSDGKALSQGVGSYVVHEEENLEIRWSTY